The genomic region CGATCAAGCGAGTGCTGAGATGTGTCCCATGTTTCCCGGATCAGCAAAGAAGCTTCATTGGAGTTTCGCCGACCCGTCATCCTTTACGGGCACCCGCGAGGAAAAGCTGGAGCAGACCAGGAGGGTGAGAGATGCGATAAAGAAGCAACTGGAAGATTGGCTCAGAGAGCTTGACGTGTAAGTCTTTGCCAATTTGGAGGAGCACGAGAATGGCAAGTAAAAGGAAGATAGAAGTATTTGTGGCTGGTTGACCGCTCTGCGACGAGACCGTGAGCCTCGTGAACGAAGTGTCCTCTTCGAGTTGTGATGTTAGCGTCTATAACTTGAAGGAGGGCGGAATGGACAAAGCCAGGGAATATGGCGTCACGTCCGTTCCTACCGTTGTTGTAGACGGTCAAATACTGGACTGCTGCAGGAGGGGGAAACCCACAGCCGAAGATTTGAGAGCGGCAGGGATAGGATCGCCACCATGACAGGCAAGCGGCATCTGTTGGCGGCCGTTCACGTTTCAGTCGTCTCGGATATCGCGATTACCAGCGGCATTCTTCGCGCCCGTCCCTAAGCAGGCTAAGGGCCTGGATAAGATGTGCGATTGGGGAGATACTTGCAAACTGGCAAATAGGTATTATCTTTGATAAAAGACCTCACGCAACGTCCATCAAGGGGATAGCGGAACGCGAAGCCGCTGGCTGTTTCGATCGCGCCTCCGTTGAGGTCGACCGCACCCTCGTACTGTGCCGAGGAGCGCCTTGGCTTCGCGTTATGCAGGGTTGCAGGTTCTATCTGAGACCCTGCTCCCGTCAGGGGGGATCACGCCTGTTCGGACATCTGGCAGCGTCAAGCCGATTTTGCTTTACACGCGGAACAGCACGAGCAATAATAGGAGATCATCAGGCGAGTTTCATCACGGCCATGAGCGCGGCGGCTGCGGCTGCTGACCGCACAAGACAGGCCGCACGGTTGAGTGCTATCCTATCCTACATTCACCACAGGAGGTATTCCTGATGGCCAAACCGACAGCCCACCCCCATCCATTCCAGCTCCAGAAGTGCCCCACCGGCATCACTGGTCTCGATGAACTCACCCAGGGCGGACTGCCGAAAGGCCGTCCCACCCTCGTCACCGGATCTGCCGGCTCGGGTAAGACGCTGCTCGCCATGGAGTTTCTCGTCAAAGGCGCGACCATGTACGATGAACCCGGCGTCTTCATGGCCTTCGAGGAGACCAGTGAAGACCTTACCAAAAACGTGGCCTCCCTCGGTTTCGACCTGGACGGCCTCGTCAAAAAGAAGAAGCTCGCCATCGATTACGTCTATATAGAACGTTCCGAGATTGAGGAGACCGGCGAATACGATCTCGAAGGCCTCTTTATCCGTCTCGGTCACGCGATCGATTCGATACAGGCGAAACGCGTGGCCATCGACACCATCGAGGTGCTCTTCGGCGGTCTCCCTAATGACGCGATCCTCAGGGCCGAGCTCAGGCGCCTGTTCCGCTGGCTC from Syntrophorhabdales bacterium harbors:
- a CDS encoding ATPase domain-containing protein, which produces MAKPTAHPHPFQLQKCPTGITGLDELTQGGLPKGRPTLVTGSAGSGKTLLAMEFLVKGATMYDEPGVFMAFEETSEDLTKNVASLGFDLDGLVKKKKLAIDYVYIERSEIEETGEYDLEGLFIRLGHAIDSIQAKRVAIDTIEVLFGGLPNDAILRAELRRLFRWL